The genomic DNA CGAATATCTATCAGTATACTTAAAAATAACAATATTGTCACCTTTAATGTAAGTTATAATAACATATTTACTGCTATGAGCAAATAATTTAACGTTTTTTTCATTTAATTGTTATTATTACAACTAAATTCAAGAAAAAAATACTAATTTTATAAATGCATTACGTATATGCGTAATGTTATTTTACATTAAATTGAAATAAATATTCTTTGATCAGAACAAATACAATGCATATGATATGGACATCGGCAAAATTATTTTCTGTTAATATTCATAATTGTGCTGCGATTATCCCATTCCGTGTTGAAGCTTTTTCAATGTTGAGCCTGCTTGATTTTCGATTCTTTCAAACAATTCTTGAACCGGGACCGTATCGTTGATTAAGCCGACCACTTGACCGGCCCATCCGAACCCTTCATCCTCTTTTCCTTCGCATGTAAACTTTTGATTGGACTCGCCTGAAATATAGTATTTTAATTCTTCATAACCGCCGCCGTTTTTTTCGATTTCAATGATCTTTTCCAAAAAGGGTGTATATACCACTCTCCCGGGACTCCCGATGGATCGTTTGATAATTCTCGTATCCGTTTCGGATGCTTCAAGAATCCGTTGGACATAACGTTCATGGGCATGAATACATTCGCTGGTTGCGATAAAGCGTGTTCCCATCTCGATTCCTTCCGCACCCAAGGCAAGCGCAGCCATCAGTCCGCGGCCGTCTCCGATTCCGCCGCTGGCAATGACCGGGATCGATACGGAATCCACGACACGGGGAACCAGCACCATCGTACCGGTATCGTCTTTCCCCAGATGGCCTCCACCCTCCTGGCCAACCGCGATCACCGCATCGGCTCCGAGCGACTCCGCTTTTTGCGCTTGTCTGACCGATGCGACCAAGACCAGCTTTTTGACCGGATAATCCTTCATGGCTTCAAATACAGGCTGAGGGTTGCCTCCGGTCACAGAGATCGTTTCGACGCCTTCCTCTAAAGCGACATGAAGCATTTCCTCAAAAGGTCTGCCGTAATTCCCAATGGCGAAATTCACGCCAAACGGACGGGAGGTCAGCTGCTTCGTCTTGATGATTTCATTTCTTAATTCCTGCTGGGAAGATAATGACATTGCCGTGATTTGCCCCAGACCGCCGGCATTGGAAACGGCTGCTGCAAGTTCCGCATAGGCCAAGTAGGCTAATCCGCCTTGAATAATGGGCAGGCGAATATTGAACAGTTCGGTAATTCTTGTATTCATTCACTTTCCCTCCTGTTTATATCCTATGCATTCATTCTAATAATTACGAATAGATTTGGGTAAAGATAATGTTTTCGACGAATAAAAGCCAACCGTTCAGCGGGTGGGTACAATGTTATGGAAGTTAATTAATTCAATTAATTATTCATTTTATAAAATAATGACCGGCAATCCGGCAACCAGCCCATAGATTACTTACCGGCAACCCATTTTAGTGCCTGCTTATACTCATCATAAAGCTCGCGAACCGCTTCAGCCACAGTTTGAACCTTCTTAACACCGCCCACGCCCTGACCGGCTGACCAGATATCTCTCCATGTTCTGACCTTAGTGTCAACCATTTTCGAGAAATCGACATTCTCTTTTTTGTGGAGCTGCTCCGGATCTATACCGGCACTGCGAATACTTGGAATCAGATAATTGGCATTCACGCCGCTGAAAGCATCGGTATAAATGAGGTCTTCCAGATTCGATTCGATCAGCATCTTTTTATAGGCATCACTAGCAAAACTCTCGGAGGCTGCAATAAAGCGCGTTCCCATACTGACAAGATCGGCACCCAGAACCTCAGCGGCCAAAATATCTTGTCCGTGCGTGATAGCGCCGGCCAAGATCGTGATGCCATCCCAAAATTCCCTGACTGCTCCGATAAAGGCAATTGGGTTGATCGTTCCGCCGTGTCCGCCCGCACCGCTGCTGACGAGAATTAAGCCATCAACCCCGGTATGAGCCGCCTTTTTGGCGTGAACAAGATTGCTCACATCGGAAAATACGAGCCCGCCGTACGCATGCACAATCTTCACAATGCGTTCAGGATTCCCCAGCGAAGTAATGACGATCGGCGGCTTATATTTCTTGACAAGCTGCATATCGGCTTCAAATCGCAGATTTGTCCGGTGAACGACCAAATTTACCGCCCAGGGAGCCACGCGTCGATTCGGGTCCTCAGCACGCGCCTTATTCAGTTCTTCCGTGATGTTTTTCATCCAGTCCTCTAAAATATCGGCAGAACGCGCATTCAATAGCGGAAATGAACCGATGATTCCCGCTTTGCAGCTTTCGATCACCATCTGTGGACTGGAAACGAGAAACATCGGCGCGGATATGACAGGCAGAACGATCAGATCGGCAATCTTTGATGGCAATTTTTTTTGCATATTTAGTAATGATCCCCTTTCTATTGAGTACGATCCTTCACTTTTAGAAATTCTCTGAAATTTGCCGAACTCCTTTTCGAGCACGCAGGTTAAAGAAACACTGGAGAGAGAATTCACTCCAACTCCAGTGCTGAATTAATGTACTGTGCGATTCCGGCAGTTCACTCAATAAACCGCTTACTTCTCAGCTCTAAAAATCACATTTTTTGTTTCCGGTCCCAAAGCAGCGCCGATTGTAGTGAGAAGGCCCCCCAACACGACGAGGACAACCGCTGTATATTGATAGGGCATCAGGTTTGACAGCCACAGCATAAAGAAAGAATAAAACGAGGGGATGATGACTGCCAGGCTGTAACCGAGGCCAAACCCGGATGCGCGGACGCTGGTGTGAAACCGCTCGTTGATATAGGTAGTAGCCAAGCCCCAGACCGAGATGCAAAGAATCTCCAGAATACCCGCCAGAAACAGCGCCTTTCCCGCATTATTGGTTACGGTAGAGAGCAGATACCAATACAAAAGGGATCCGACCACTGTAGTTAGAATTCCCATGCTGATCAGAAACGGGCGTCGTCCCATCTTTTGGCTGATAACACCTGCGGATAAATAGCCTAAAAAGAGAAACACGTTGATCACTAGGAAGCCATTGGTCACAACACTGCTGGGAATCTTCAAATAATTAATCAATAGTCCGGGCAGCGTGCTGACCGTCGAGTTCAGCGTAAACCAGAAACCGCTCATCAAGATGAAGACTTGCCAGAAATTCTTCGCGTTATCGCCTGTAAACAGCTCTTTCAACGGAGAACTCGCTTTTTTGCTTTCCAGCCACAATTCGGACTCTTGAACGGTACGGCTGAAATACCACACAAAGACGAATGCAATCAAGGCGCCAATGATAAACGGAATCCGCCATCCCCACTGGACGTAAGGGGAATTCAAGCCTCCGGCTATAGGGACGATGTTCAATACGAATGCGGTTACGAGAGAAATCGCCACATAGGCTGCCGGGAAGCCGCCCATGATCAGCGCGCCGTAAAACCCGCGTTTGCTTTGCGGACAGTATTCCATCGCGAGCGGACTGGCCGAAGTGTACTCCCCGCCCAGGAAGATCCCGTCCAGCAAGCGGAGAAACGTTAGCAGCACAAGTCCCCATATCCCGATCTGCTGATAGCCCGGCAGAAGTGCGATAAGCAGAGTTACAATCGCAAACCCGGTTACAGAAATTTGTGTGGTCCGTTTGCGTCCGATTTTGTCGGCGTAGTGTCCAAATATTGTTGCGCCTAATGGTCTGCCGATCAGCGATATTGCAAACACCACGAAGTAAATCGTCGTGCTGACCGTGCTGGGCATAGACTTCGGCTGAAAATATTGAATCGCCGGCCCCAGCGCCACGATCGGCAGGTAGACATCGAACATATCGACGAAGAATCCCAAGAACGCGGCCCATATACTTCTCTTTGCGTTTGTCGACAATGCTTCCGGATGTGACATAGAATTATCTCCTCCAAGATATGTTTTATTAAATTCTGATTATTAGACTCAATAAAGTTTTTCTTCTCTCATCCCTTTCCTATCCTCATCCGATTGCATCCCCTCCTTCCCGTTATCCCTGCCGATTCAGCGCGAACTGCTTTTAAATGCATCATTCGGTTTGCTCGTATACCGGTAAACCCTTCCGCAACCACTGTCTGATCAAAGACCGCTCCGCTTCTGAAAGCGGTTGCAAATGTGGCCATAGGCAGCGCACTGGCGTCAGCAATCGATGCGTAGTGATGACAGGCCATCTCCGGGCGCAATTGCGATCCAAAATCAAACACCGCCGAAGGAAACACCAGCAGACAGTCTGCTCCTTTCCTTTCGGCCATTTTCGCCAGCTCTGCCGCTTTCTTCGTGCCGTCTCGATAAATCCCGCAAATAACGGGTACCTTTCCCCGCACCTCGTCCAACGTGATGTTCAAGCTGCGTTGCTGTTCGGCCACGGTCAGCGTTGCCATCTCGGACGCATGCGCATTCGTCGTAATTCCGTTGACACCGCACGTATCCGCTAAATATCGAATGTGTCTGCGGTAATTGCGCTCTCGATCTCCAGCCGCTCATCGAACGCTATCAGATTAGCCGGAATGACACCCTTTAATGCAAGGTTGGATTTCACATTTGTCCCCCCTACCGCAAATTTGTTAAAACTTTACAACGGCGTTATCATTTCAACACAGTGCTAATATATGAGACAAAGATGCTGCATATGCCGTTCCGAATAGATGAATCGGTATCGGTCCCTCGGAGCACATAAATGGATCACAGATCACTTCAATCGCTTCTGCAGATTTCGGGCGATTACCATTCGCTGGATTTGGTTGGTACCGTCATAGATTTGCGTGATTTTGGCATCCCGCATCATTCGTTCCACTTGGTAATCCCGAATGTATCCGTACCCGCCCAGGATTTGAACGGCGGCATCCGTCACCCTGCCTGCCGCCTCCGAACAATAAGCTTTTGCCATCGACGCTTCCATCGTAAAATCCTTGACCCCCTCGTCAATCAGCTTAGCTGTCCGGTATAAGAGCAAACGCGCATTTGCAATTTCCGTGAACATATCGGCGAGCATGAATTGGATCGCTTGGAAATCGTAGATCGGTTTGCCGAACTGGCTTCTTTCCTGAGCGTATTGAAAGGCGATATCGAAAGCGCCCTGCGAAATGCCAAGCGCCTGTGCGGCTGTGCTGATCCGGGTATAATCACAGGCTTCCATGCAGATCTGAAAGCCTTCTCCCTCAGAGCCCAGCAAGTTTTCATCCGGTACTCTGCAGTTGTCGAAAATGAGCTCGGCCGTGCTAGAGCCGCGAACCCCCATTTTCTTTTCCACTTTTCCTACCTTGAAACCGGGTGTTCCCTTCTCTACCAAAAACGCGCTTATTCCTTTATGCCGCAATCCGAAATCCGTTTTTGCAAATACCGTTACGATGTCGGCTTTGTCGCCGGTCGTGATGAATACCTTATTGCCGTTCAAAATGTATTGATTGCCGTCTCTTACAGCGGCAGTGGACATTCCCGCCGCATCAGAGCCGGCATTCGGTTCGGTGATCGCAATCGAGCCCAGCATTTCGCCTGACGCCAGCTTTGGCAAATATTTTTTCTTTTGCTGCTCCGTGCCGGCCAGCAGCAATCCCAATGCCCCATGCATCTGCGTAAAAAATACAAGGGCGGTTGCCGCGCATCCCTTGGCGATTTCTTCAACTGCCACAACATAGCTCATTTGCGTGCCGCCTGCTCCCCCGTACTCTTCCGGTGTCAGAATGGAAAGCATGCCCAAATCGGACAGCGCTTTGAGCTGCTCCCAAGGAAAGCTCTCCTCTTCATCGAGCTGCTGCGCCAAAGGAGCAATTTGCTTTTTGACAACTGCCCTGACACTGTCCCGAATCATTTTTTCTTCCTCAGACAAAAGCCTTTCCCACAACTGCATATTTCCCCCTACTTCCCCTCGAAATTAGGACTCCGTTTTTCCAGAAAAGCCGCAAAACCTTCCCGTTTATCCAGACTGCCCGCCGCCAGCGCATCCAAGCTGGTCTCCAGAGCCAATGCATTGTCCATCGCTAAAGAACCACCGATGTCAACAGCCTCCAGGATCATGCGAATTGATACCGGACTGTTGGCGCAAATGCTCTCCGCCCATTGCCTGACCGTTTGATCAAGCAAGTCGACTGCTGCAACGGCATTTACGATGCCTGCCCGATAAGCTTCTTCGGCAGAAATCCTTTTCCCGGACAGCATGAGCTCCAACGCCTTTCCCTTCCCGATGATCCTCGGCAAACGCTGGGTTCCTCCATACCCGGGGATCATTCCCAACCGTGCTTCCGGAAGTCCGAACGATGCGGATTCCGAAGCAATTCGCAAGCTGCAGGCAAGGCTCAATTCGAATCCGCCCCCCACCGCAACTCCATTGACTGCGGCAATGGACGGTTTTCGGATAAGCTCCAGACGCCGAAACACCCGCTGGCCATGGGACAGAAACTCCTTCATTTCCAAAGCGCTCAGGTCAGCCAATTCCTTAATGTCGGCACCGGCGCAAAACGCTTTTTCCCCTGCCCCTGTCACGACCAATAATCGAATGGACGCATCATGCTCAAATTGGTCCAATACTTGATTGAATTCCGAAAGCAGCTGCCGGTTCAATGCATTAAGCGCTTTGGGCCGATTCAATACTACCGTCAAGACATACCCCTGCTGTTGGACAATCAGATGATCATAGCTCATCCTTTGGACCTCCCCTGTATGACTCCCGCGTCAAGCAAAACCGAAAGCTCGTTCTCGGACATCTGCAATTTCTGTATGAGCACTTCCTCGGTATGCTCTCCCAACAAAGGCGGAGGCAGGTAAAACTCGCTGCTCGAGCCTCCCAAACGCCATGGAACGCCGACGATTTTCACCGGGCCGGCGGCAGTGTGCTGAATTTCCCTGATCATGTCTCTAGCCAAAATCTGCGGATCCTTGACCACGTCTTCCAAATAATTGATCGGCGCGCAGGGAACCGAGTGCTCCGTCAATTTTTCCAGCCAATAGACGGCAGGCTTGCGGAGCATTTGCTGCTCGATCAATGCGAGCAATTGCAATCGATGCTGCCTGCGTAAGGCATTCGATTGAAATCGTTCGTCCTCGGCCAATTCGGGCAGATCAATCGCCAGGCAAAAACGCCTGAAGATCGAATCGGTTCCGGTTGCCACGATGATGTCCTCGTCGGAAGTCCGCACCGCTTGATACACAACCAGAACCGAATCGGTTCCGCCGCTTGGGCGGGGCTCCGCTCCGTCCGCCAAATAGCTGGTGATCCGGGGAGCCATCAAAGCCAAATCGACATCCAGCAGGGAAGTATCGATCAACTCCCCCTTGCCTGTTTTTTCTTTTTTCAACAAGGAAGATGCAATGCAAAAAGCCGCAATAAAGCCGGTCACGATATCCGAAACGGCTGTTCCCACACGCTGCGGCCGCCCGTTTGATTCCCCCGTTACGCTCATGAGGCCGGACGTCGCTTGAGCGATCAAATCATATCCGGGCCGATTCCTGTAAGGACCCGTCAGTCCAAATCCCGAAAGAGCACAATAAATAATGCCTGAATTCACTTTGTTGATATCTTCATAGGCGAGCCCGGAACGATCCAGCTTATCAGGCTTCAAATTTTCTATAAAAACATCCGATTTTTCGACAAGCTGATACAGAATCTTTTTGCCTTTCGGATCAAACACATCGAGGGAAACGCTTTTTTTATTCCGGTTTGCGCTCAAGAACCAAGCAGATTCGCCGTTTATAAAAGGAGGGCCCCATTGGCGGCAATCGTCCCCCTCCTTGGTTTTTTCCACTTTGATCACTTCCGCCCCCATATCGGCCAACAGCATGGAGCAATAAGGTCCGGCATAGGAAGTTGTAATATCAACGACAGTGATTCCCGACAAAGGTCGCAGTTGCATATAAGCCTCCTTTTTCCTCTGAACTCTGGAACGTCTTCTATTTTCGGTACTGGTCAAAATCCGGCTTGCGCTTTTCAATAAATGCGTCGGTTCCCTCTTTGAACTGCTCGGATTCCCAAACAAACTCAAGCAATGCCCCGCCGTGCATCAGCGAAGAGTAAAGCGCATCCGATTCGTAGTTGAGCGAGAGCTTTGCCAATTGGATCGATTGCGGGGCCATCTCCAAAATTCCGCGTGCCCATTGTTCCGCTTCCTCCAGCAGCTCATCGTGAGGAACGACCTTATTCACCAGACCCATCGCTTTTGCTTCCTCTGCCGGATACTGTTTGCACAGCATGACGATCTCCCGGGCCAATTTTTCACCGACAATCCGCGGCAAGAGCTGAGTTCCTCCCCATAGCGGACATCCCCCGATTTTGGGCCCGCCCTGTCCGAAGACGGCTTTATCGGAAGCAATCGTCATATCGCAGAACATTTGGAGTTCATTGCCGCCTCCGATACAAAATCCGTTCACAGCAGCGATGATCGGTTGGGGGATTCTTCGCATCAGCATCGCCAGTTCCACCAATTTGTGATTCCATTCACGGCCGCTGGCACGATCCAAGCTGCGCAGCACTTTGATGTCGCCGCCGCAGCAAAACGCCTTGCCTGTTCCTGTAACGATGACGGAGCCGATGCTTTTGTTCTTAGACACGTCTGAAAAAGCGTCAATCAATTCATCGACCGTCTCCCGGCGGAAAACATTCATCACTTCCGGCCTGTTCAATGTGATTACGGCAAACCCGTCTTTTTTCTCAAAAATAATGTCGGTAAAATGGTTCATTGCTCATCACCCCGACCCTGCAATTTATTTTTAATCGCGTTGCGCAGCACATACTTTTGGACCTTCCCGCTGATGGTTCTCGGGAGTTCTTTGACAATCTCCAAACGTTCGGGAAGCTTTTGTTTGGCAATTTTCTTTGCCGACAGGTAGTCAATCATTTCTTCGAATGTGACGGATTCCCCATCCTTGAGCACCAAATAGGCGCATGCCCGTTCTCCAAGCCGTTCGTCCGGCATCCCGACAATCGCGACATCCCGCACTTTATCCCACTCATACAGCAAATTTTCAATTTCAGCGACCGGGATGTTCTCCCCGCCGCGGATAATAATGTCTTTTGTCCGGCCTGTTATGGAAATAAAGCCGTTTTCATCCATGACCGCACGATCCCCGGTATCGAACCATCCGTCGGCATCAAAATGTTTTTCCGTAAAATCCGGGCGTTTGTAATATCCGACAAATACACCCGCGCCCTTGATTTTTAAATCGCCCTCTTCGTTAGGGAAAGCTTCATGGCCATGTTCGCCGACAATTCGGATTTCAGCGCCCGGTATTCGTCTGCCGTCTGTCTGCAAAGCATGCTTCGGATCCTCCGGCGCCACGGCGATGGCAATCCCGTATTCAGTCATTCCCCATGCCGGAACAATTTTGCAGTCCAATTGCGCCGCCGCTGTCTCAACCAGCTTTCGCGGAATCGGGGCGCCAGGAATCGAGATAAATTTTAAGGAAGGCATTGGCGTGCTCCCCGCTTTATTGTGCAAGTCCTGCAAAAAAGGGACTGCTGCGATCATCATGCTTACATTCTCTTGATTGATGATCTGAGCCGCAGCTTCCGCTTTCCATATGTCCAAATAAACGGCGGTTCCCTGCAGATAGGTGGTTAACACTGCCCCCCACAGGAAGCCGGTTTGATGCCCTACCGGCGATACAATTAAATTGCATACATGCCCGTCAAGCTTTTCAAAGGCCGCATAGTTGCGGATCGTTGCGTCGAGCGTATTATGCGTGTGCATCACACCCTTCGGCTCTCCTGTAGTTCCGGAGGTAAATCCAAGCTGGGCAATCTCATTCGGGTTTACATACGGGAGCTCTTGAACACTTCCGCCGGTTGATACAATTTTCTCAAAGGGGACAAACCGCTCGTCTCCATCCGGGCAGCGGCCTGCCACAATGACTTTCTGAAGATCAGGCAGCTCGTTCCAAATCTCTTTGACCATCTCGATATAATCGAATTTGCGAAATTCGTCTGGGATTACGAACACTTTGGACTGCGACCGTTGAAGGATAAACCGGACCTCATTGGCCCTGTAAATATGGGTAAGTCCGTTGAAGACAGCGCCGATCTTATTGATTGCGAAAAAAAGCACCGGAAACTCAAAATAATTCGGCAGCTGAACGGAAACGACATCGCTAGGCTGCACGCCCAGCGCCAATAATCCTTTGGCGCATTGATCGGCCTTTTCATAAAGCTCCG from Ferviditalea candida includes the following:
- a CDS encoding NAD(P)H-dependent flavin oxidoreductase; this translates as MNTRITELFNIRLPIIQGGLAYLAYAELAAAVSNAGGLGQITAMSLSSQQELRNEIIKTKQLTSRPFGVNFAIGNYGRPFEEMLHVALEEGVETISVTGGNPQPVFEAMKDYPVKKLVLVASVRQAQKAESLGADAVIAVGQEGGGHLGKDDTGTMVLVPRVVDSVSIPVIASGGIGDGRGLMAALALGAEGIEMGTRFIATSECIHAHERYVQRILEASETDTRIIKRSIGSPGRVVYTPFLEKIIEIEKNGGGYEELKYYISGESNQKFTCEGKEDEGFGWAGQVVGLINDTVPVQELFERIENQAGSTLKKLQHGMG
- a CDS encoding NAD(P)H-dependent flavin oxidoreductase, with protein sequence MQKKLPSKIADLIVLPVISAPMFLVSSPQMVIESCKAGIIGSFPLLNARSADILEDWMKNITEELNKARAEDPNRRVAPWAVNLVVHRTNLRFEADMQLVKKYKPPIVITSLGNPERIVKIVHAYGGLVFSDVSNLVHAKKAAHTGVDGLILVSSGAGGHGGTINPIAFIGAVREFWDGITILAGAITHGQDILAAEVLGADLVSMGTRFIAASESFASDAYKKMLIESNLEDLIYTDAFSGVNANYLIPSIRSAGIDPEQLHKKENVDFSKMVDTKVRTWRDIWSAGQGVGGVKKVQTVAEAVRELYDEYKQALKWVAGK
- a CDS encoding MFS transporter; this translates as MSHPEALSTNAKRSIWAAFLGFFVDMFDVYLPIVALGPAIQYFQPKSMPSTVSTTIYFVVFAISLIGRPLGATIFGHYADKIGRKRTTQISVTGFAIVTLLIALLPGYQQIGIWGLVLLTFLRLLDGIFLGGEYTSASPLAMEYCPQSKRGFYGALIMGGFPAAYVAISLVTAFVLNIVPIAGGLNSPYVQWGWRIPFIIGALIAFVFVWYFSRTVQESELWLESKKASSPLKELFTGDNAKNFWQVFILMSGFWFTLNSTVSTLPGLLINYLKIPSSVVTNGFLVINVFLFLGYLSAGVISQKMGRRPFLISMGILTTVVGSLLYWYLLSTVTNNAGKALFLAGILEILCISVWGLATTYINERFHTSVRASGFGLGYSLAVIIPSFYSFFMLWLSNLMPYQYTAVVLVVLGGLLTTIGAALGPETKNVIFRAEK
- a CDS encoding dihydrodipicolinate synthase family protein; the protein is MRYLADTCGVNGITTNAHASEMATLTVAEQQRSLNITLDEVRGKVPVICGIYRDGTKKAAELAKMAERKGADCLLVFPSAVFDFGSQLRPEMACHHYASIADASALPMATFATAFRSGAVFDQTVVAEGFTGIRANRMMHLKAVRAESAGITGRRGCNRMRIGKG
- a CDS encoding acyl-CoA dehydrogenase family protein, which produces MQLWERLLSEEEKMIRDSVRAVVKKQIAPLAQQLDEEESFPWEQLKALSDLGMLSILTPEEYGGAGGTQMSYVVAVEEIAKGCAATALVFFTQMHGALGLLLAGTEQQKKKYLPKLASGEMLGSIAITEPNAGSDAAGMSTAAVRDGNQYILNGNKVFITTGDKADIVTVFAKTDFGLRHKGISAFLVEKGTPGFKVGKVEKKMGVRGSSTAELIFDNCRVPDENLLGSEGEGFQICMEACDYTRISTAAQALGISQGAFDIAFQYAQERSQFGKPIYDFQAIQFMLADMFTEIANARLLLYRTAKLIDEGVKDFTMEASMAKAYCSEAAGRVTDAAVQILGGYGYIRDYQVERMMRDAKITQIYDGTNQIQRMVIARNLQKRLK
- a CDS encoding enoyl-CoA hydratase/isomerase family protein, translating into MSYDHLIVQQQGYVLTVVLNRPKALNALNRQLLSEFNQVLDQFEHDASIRLLVVTGAGEKAFCAGADIKELADLSALEMKEFLSHGQRVFRRLELIRKPSIAAVNGVAVGGGFELSLACSLRIASESASFGLPEARLGMIPGYGGTQRLPRIIGKGKALELMLSGKRISAEEAYRAGIVNAVAAVDLLDQTVRQWAESICANSPVSIRMILEAVDIGGSLAMDNALALETSLDALAAGSLDKREGFAAFLEKRSPNFEGK
- a CDS encoding CaiB/BaiF CoA transferase family protein, encoding MQLRPLSGITVVDITTSYAGPYCSMLLADMGAEVIKVEKTKEGDDCRQWGPPFINGESAWFLSANRNKKSVSLDVFDPKGKKILYQLVEKSDVFIENLKPDKLDRSGLAYEDINKVNSGIIYCALSGFGLTGPYRNRPGYDLIAQATSGLMSVTGESNGRPQRVGTAVSDIVTGFIAAFCIASSLLKKEKTGKGELIDTSLLDVDLALMAPRITSYLADGAEPRPSGGTDSVLVVYQAVRTSDEDIIVATGTDSIFRRFCLAIDLPELAEDERFQSNALRRQHRLQLLALIEQQMLRKPAVYWLEKLTEHSVPCAPINYLEDVVKDPQILARDMIREIQHTAAGPVKIVGVPWRLGGSSSEFYLPPPLLGEHTEEVLIQKLQMSENELSVLLDAGVIQGRSKG
- a CDS encoding enoyl-CoA hydratase-related protein gives rise to the protein MNHFTDIIFEKKDGFAVITLNRPEVMNVFRRETVDELIDAFSDVSKNKSIGSVIVTGTGKAFCCGGDIKVLRSLDRASGREWNHKLVELAMLMRRIPQPIIAAVNGFCIGGGNELQMFCDMTIASDKAVFGQGGPKIGGCPLWGGTQLLPRIVGEKLAREIVMLCKQYPAEEAKAMGLVNKVVPHDELLEEAEQWARGILEMAPQSIQLAKLSLNYESDALYSSLMHGGALLEFVWESEQFKEGTDAFIEKRKPDFDQYRK
- a CDS encoding AMP-binding protein, producing MHPEGSRLTEQMINEYVGKGLWSNTRLFDHLENARNHHPNKTAVAAHSMERSRVDVLTYAELYEKADQCAKGLLALGVQPSDVVSVQLPNYFEFPVLFFAINKIGAVFNGLTHIYRANEVRFILQRSQSKVFVIPDEFRKFDYIEMVKEIWNELPDLQKVIVAGRCPDGDERFVPFEKIVSTGGSVQELPYVNPNEIAQLGFTSGTTGEPKGVMHTHNTLDATIRNYAAFEKLDGHVCNLIVSPVGHQTGFLWGAVLTTYLQGTAVYLDIWKAEAAAQIINQENVSMMIAAVPFLQDLHNKAGSTPMPSLKFISIPGAPIPRKLVETAAAQLDCKIVPAWGMTEYGIAIAVAPEDPKHALQTDGRRIPGAEIRIVGEHGHEAFPNEEGDLKIKGAGVFVGYYKRPDFTEKHFDADGWFDTGDRAVMDENGFISITGRTKDIIIRGGENIPVAEIENLLYEWDKVRDVAIVGMPDERLGERACAYLVLKDGESVTFEEMIDYLSAKKIAKQKLPERLEIVKELPRTISGKVQKYVLRNAIKNKLQGRGDEQ